The stretch of DNA CATGGCCTCCCTGAAGAAACCGGCCCTCGCCGCCCGGGGGTTTCAGCCCCTTTCCGTGCTGGAGGCCATCCACACGGCGTTCCACGGGAAAACGGCGGGACAGATTTATGACGGCAACCGGGTCTTCGACGTCTCGGTGGTGCTCGCCCCGGAGCGCAGGAAGAGCATCACGGACGTCGGCATGCTGCCGCTTCGCAACCCCGGGGGCACGTACGTGCGGCTGAACCGGCTGGCCGACTTGCACGAGATGCCCGCGCGCTCCATCGTCCTGCACCGGGGGGCAAGGCGCGTGCAGACGGTAACCTGCGGCGTCACGGGCCGGAGCGTCAGCTCTTTCGTGGCCCGGGCGGAAAAGGCGCTGTCGGAGAAAATATCCCTGCCCCCCGGCACGTACGTGGAGTTCGCCGGGGCGGCCCGGGAGCAGGCCCGCACGAGAAGGGACTTGCTCGTGCACGCCGCGCTGGCCGGCATCGGCATACTGATACTCGTTTTCATCGTTGCCGGAAATTACAGAAACGCAGCCCTTATTCTTCTGAACCTGCCGTTCGCCCTTGCCGGGGGCGTTTTCGTCGCCCTCCTTGAAGGCGGGTATTTGTCCATAGGCTCCATGGTGGGCTTCGTTACGCTCTTCGGCATTACCCTGAGAAATTCGGTCATGCTGATTTCTCATTTCGAGCACCTCGTATGGGCCGAGGGGGCGGAGTGGGGACTCCGGAGCGCCGTGCGGGGCGCCTCGGAGCGGCTCGCGCCCATATTGATGACCGCCTCCGTGACGGCCCTGGGCCTGCTGCCGCTTGCCCTGGGCAGCGGCGCGCCGGGCCGGGAGATAGAGGGTCCCATGGCCCGCATAATTCTGGGCGGCCTGGTTACCTCCACGGTGCTGAACCTGCTCGTCATGCCCACGCTCGCCCTGAGGTTCGGGCGCTTCCAGAGGAAAGGCGGCTGAACCATCCTCCCCGGCGGGGCGCTTTTGTCTTGATAAAGTCGCGCCGCACATGATAAATTTTGAAATGGGGAGCCAAATGGGGAGCAAGGACCTGTGGACCTTTCTGTTCTTGCTCGGGGTGGTGCTTTTCAACTGGCCCCTTCTGAGCATCTTTGAGCATTCCGCGCCGTACTACCTCTTCGGCCTCTGGGCCGTCTTCATCCTGGTTACCGTCGTCCTGCTGAACCTGACGAGGAAGAACAAGGCGCTCTGATGTTCCAGACATGGGCCGTACTGCTCATCACGGGAGGCTACCTGAGCCTCCTGTTCCTCATCGCCTACTACGCGGAGCGCAGGGAGCGCAGGGGCAGGAGCCTGGTCGCCAACCCCTATGTCTATGCCCTCTCCATGGCCGTGTACTGCACGTCGTGGACCTTCTACGGAAGCGTGGGGAAGGCGGCCACCTCGGGGCTTTCCTTCCTCACCATATACATCGGCCCCACGCTCATGGCGGCCCTCTGGTGGGTGGTGCTCCGCCGCATCATCAAGATAGCCAAGGAAAATCGCATCACCACCATCGCCGATTTCATCGGCTCCCGCTACGGAAACTCGCTGCTCCTCTCCGCCCTGGTAACCGTGGTGGCCGCCGTGGGGATAATCCCCTATCTGGGCCTTCAGATAAAGGCCATCATCAGCACCTTCACCATCATCGCCGGGCAGACGAAGGGCTCCGCCGCCGCGGGCTGGATCATCACGGCCATCATCGGGCTTTTTGCCAGCGTCTTCGGCGTGCGGCGGTTCGAGTACTCCGAGAAGCACGAGGGGCTGGTCTTCGCCATCGCCTTCGAGAGCATGGTGAAGCTGGCCGCCTTCCTGCTGGTGGGCTTCTACGTCACCTTCGTCCTGTTCGGCGGGCACGTGGACATCTTCGAGCGCATCCGCACCTCGGACTTCAGCTATCTGCTCACTGTGGGCGGGGGCTCCCCGGTGGGCTACAGCGAGTGGGCCTCCCTGCTTTTCCTCTCCATGATGGCCATCATGTTCCTGCCCCGGCAGTTCCACATGGCGGTGGTGGAAAACCACGACGTCAACCACGTCTCCCGGGCCATGTGGCTCTTCCCCCTGTACCTCTTCCTCATCAACATTTTCGTCCTCCCGGTGGCCTTCGGGGGGCTCCTCCTGGGGGGGAGCCAGCAGGGGGCGGACAACTTCGTCCTCACCATCCCCCTGGGGCAGGGGAAGGCCTATCTCGCCCTCTTCGTCTTCATCGGAGGGTTCTCGGCCGCAAGCAGCATGCTCATCGTGGAGTCCCTGGCCATCAGCAACATGGTCATGAACAACCTGGTCAGCCCCCTCATCTTCCGCTTCAAGCGGGTCAAGGGGTTCACCTTCATCCTGGCCAACATCAAGAGGCTGGTCATCCTGGGGCTGGTCTTCATCGGCTACGTCTTCGCCGTCTCCATCGGGGAGTTCTACACCCTGGTGGACATGGGGCTGAAGTCCTTCGAGGCGGTCAGCATCTTCGCCCCGGCCATCTTCTTCGGCATCTACTGGAAAAGGGGAAACCGCAACGGCGCGGCCGCGGGGGTGCTGGCGGGCTTCGTCATATGGTTCTACACGCTCCTCATGCCCGCCCTGGTGAAGTCGGGCCTCCTTGAGGAGGCCGGCTTTCTGTCCTACCTGCTGAACTCTCCCGTCCTGGACCCCCACGCCCTGTTCGGCCTCAAGGGGCTGGACAGGTGGAGCCACTCCCTTTTCTGGGGCCTTCTTTTCAACGTGGGCCTTTATGTCTCGCTCTCCCTCTTCACGCGCCAGTCCGAGGAGGAAGAGAGGCAGGCCCTGATGTTCGTGGAGAGCTACTCGCCCAGGATCCTGCCGGCCAAGCTCACCATCGCGGAGATAGAGGACATCCTGGTGGAGTTCATCGGCAGGCGGGAGGCGGCCGAGGTGGTCAGCGGGTTCCTCAGGCGGCAGGGCGCCCAGCGGGACTCCCTCTCCCAGAGCGACCTCTTCGCCCTCAAGGGAGAGGCCCAGAGGATCCTCTCCGGCGCCCTGGGCTCTCCGATGGCCGGCATCATCTTTACCGACAGGCTCACCTACACCGAGCCCGAGAAGGGCGAGCTGCTCACCTCCATCCGGCAGATGGGCAAGACCCTGAGGCTCTCCCGCCAGGAGCTGGCGGAGGCAAACCGGCAGCTGGGCCTCCTGAAGGAATTCAGCGAGAACATCGTCGAGAGCATCCCCCTGGGGGTGGTAACACTGGACGGCAACCTCCGCGTCACCTACTGGAACTCCACCATGACCAGGATGACCGGCGTCCGGGAGGCCGACGCCGTGGGCGAGGAGGCCCACCTCGTGCTGGGGTGCCTGAGCCCCCGGATATTCGGCCCCGAGCCCCGGGAGGGCGATATCTCCTGCAGCATCGGGGACATGGAGCTGAAGGGCTACATCAACCGCCTCACGGGAGCCCAGAGGGGCTACGTCATCGTCCTGGAGGACGTCACCGAGAAAAAGAAGATCCAGGAGGACCTCTTCCGGGCCACCAAGCACGCCAGCATCGGGCGGCTGGCCGCCGGGGTGGCCCACGAGATAGGCAATCCCCTGGCCTCCATC from Nitrospirota bacterium encodes:
- a CDS encoding ATP-binding protein: MFQTWAVLLITGGYLSLLFLIAYYAERRERRGRSLVANPYVYALSMAVYCTSWTFYGSVGKAATSGLSFLTIYIGPTLMAALWWVVLRRIIKIAKENRITTIADFIGSRYGNSLLLSALVTVVAAVGIIPYLGLQIKAIISTFTIIAGQTKGSAAAGWIITAIIGLFASVFGVRRFEYSEKHEGLVFAIAFESMVKLAAFLLVGFYVTFVLFGGHVDIFERIRTSDFSYLLTVGGGSPVGYSEWASLLFLSMMAIMFLPRQFHMAVVENHDVNHVSRAMWLFPLYLFLINIFVLPVAFGGLLLGGSQQGADNFVLTIPLGQGKAYLALFVFIGGFSAASSMLIVESLAISNMVMNNLVSPLIFRFKRVKGFTFILANIKRLVILGLVFIGYVFAVSIGEFYTLVDMGLKSFEAVSIFAPAIFFGIYWKRGNRNGAAAGVLAGFVIWFYTLLMPALVKSGLLEEAGFLSYLLNSPVLDPHALFGLKGLDRWSHSLFWGLLFNVGLYVSLSLFTRQSEEEERQALMFVESYSPRILPAKLTIAEIEDILVEFIGRREAAEVVSGFLRRQGAQRDSLSQSDLFALKGEAQRILSGALGSPMAGIIFTDRLTYTEPEKGELLTSIRQMGKTLRLSRQELAEANRQLGLLKEFSENIVESIPLGVVTLDGNLRVTYWNSTMTRMTGVREADAVGEEAHLVLGCLSPRIFGPEPREGDISCSIGDMELKGYINRLTGAQRGYVIVLEDVTEKKKIQEDLFRATKHASIGRLAAGVAHEIGNPLASISSLVQEMLLEDGSPFVKDSLNTINRHLERIARIVRNLGDFARLYPRQRTPTGLDSALAATLDLVRYDKNFRKIQIHTDVEPTPALTIDPDQIQQVFLNLMLNARDAMPEGGDLYISIAQVDGSVRMVFTDTGPGIAREHRDKVFDPFFSTKGPAQGTGLGLSICYSIIKDHGGTMEIAPGKGKGTSFIIKLPVNG